In Deltaproteobacteria bacterium, the following proteins share a genomic window:
- a CDS encoding molybdopterin-dependent oxidoreductase gives MALITINGKEMQVDDGMLLLDAARDAGFEIPTFCYHAKLSKLGSCRMCLVEIDGMRKLQPSCVTPVMDGMKVFTESPTVVQARKAQMEFLLINHPLDCPVCDQAGECDLQDLSFAFGGSAGRFRWKKRTFEKRDMGPSLEKEMNRCIACRRCSRYCSEISGDYAISELNRGNELEMGSFCHTPIESEFVGNTAQICPVGALTSKPFKYKARSWDLIKTETICPHCSVGCSITSESKYVDPFATQMLHTQSVGKTEALEKTEVKVLRNNATVDKAHTEISLCARGRYGYQFINSRERIRTPLIKENGKFVEVSWEKAISVVASKLSNIKEREGGQAIGGLTSGICSNEDNYVFQKFLRVATGTNNIDMCRSGDFDRKTTILLSSMRGNIKVMKDSDAILILGSSVGTDTPIASMNAGIAARMNGAELTMISSGENRLLPSRPTQLICRKGSENLIILALIKAIIKEKLYIDAFNGERSKELKAITSSVKGLNIKKVEDQTGLTEANIMTLARSLAGASKGCILFGNDVVSTHLAVETVKAIYNLSQLLDFNGEKGQTIYASTSGNFAGAVDMGVGPDFLPGHMRIDDEDSLKRIGEVWGCDLPKEKGRNWDEMLESIAAYRLKAIYIMGDNPAATAFNLDKVKVALEKLDFLVVQDLFMTETAKLADVVLPAASYAEKKGTVTNLAGRLQTLNRSISPLSGTKVDWKILNEIAEQMVDNFGCSDLNAITAEIGKVLPSYGAAFKEGIGRDGKILPAVVPEDVSLREVSVPEIPTGSELKGGAPLFVVPGKDVYLASSLSWMDEGLSTLKQKGSILISREDGAMLGIETGNKVALETKNASVTSVAVVSERVPAGTVIVLINHRDFDARPLFDKTGGAVGGRLTKKG, from the coding sequence ATGGCCTTAATAACGATTAACGGAAAAGAAATGCAAGTTGATGACGGGATGCTGCTTCTCGATGCTGCAAGAGATGCCGGGTTTGAGATTCCTACCTTTTGTTATCATGCAAAGTTAAGCAAGCTTGGTTCTTGCAGAATGTGTCTCGTTGAAATAGATGGCATGAGAAAGCTTCAGCCTTCCTGCGTAACACCGGTTATGGACGGGATGAAGGTATTTACCGAGTCGCCGACTGTTGTCCAGGCAAGAAAAGCCCAAATGGAGTTTCTCCTTATTAATCACCCTCTTGACTGCCCTGTTTGTGACCAGGCCGGCGAGTGTGATCTTCAGGATCTTTCATTCGCTTTTGGAGGTTCTGCCGGTCGTTTCAGGTGGAAGAAGCGTACCTTTGAAAAGAGGGATATGGGACCTTCCCTTGAAAAGGAAATGAATCGTTGTATTGCTTGCAGAAGATGCTCGAGGTACTGTAGTGAAATTTCCGGTGACTATGCTATTAGTGAACTCAACAGGGGTAATGAGCTGGAAATGGGAAGTTTTTGTCATACGCCCATTGAGAGTGAATTTGTAGGAAATACAGCCCAGATATGTCCTGTTGGCGCTCTTACGAGTAAGCCTTTTAAATATAAGGCGAGATCCTGGGATCTTATTAAGACTGAAACTATCTGTCCTCATTGCAGCGTCGGTTGTTCTATCACATCTGAAAGTAAGTATGTTGACCCGTTTGCGACGCAGATGTTGCACACTCAAAGTGTTGGCAAAACAGAAGCTTTAGAAAAGACGGAAGTAAAAGTTTTAAGAAATAATGCTACTGTTGATAAAGCTCATACAGAGATCAGCCTCTGCGCAAGAGGACGTTATGGATATCAATTTATCAATTCACGTGAAAGAATTAGAACGCCCCTGATCAAGGAAAATGGCAAATTTGTTGAGGTGAGTTGGGAGAAAGCGATATCTGTTGTTGCGTCTAAACTTTCTAATATAAAGGAGAGGGAAGGTGGGCAGGCAATTGGTGGACTTACCTCCGGTATTTGCAGTAATGAGGATAATTACGTATTCCAGAAATTCCTCCGTGTAGCTACCGGAACAAACAATATCGATATGTGTCGCTCAGGAGACTTTGATAGAAAGACTACTATTTTGCTCTCGTCTATGAGGGGAAATATCAAAGTGATGAAGGATTCTGATGCCATTCTTATTCTGGGTTCTTCCGTTGGCACAGATACACCGATTGCTTCAATGAATGCGGGAATTGCAGCCAGAATGAATGGTGCTGAACTGACAATGATTTCATCTGGTGAAAATAGACTTTTACCATCCAGGCCCACGCAATTGATTTGTCGAAAAGGGTCTGAAAATCTCATTATTCTAGCCTTAATTAAAGCTATTATTAAAGAGAAGCTGTATATTGATGCATTTAATGGAGAAAGAAGCAAAGAGCTTAAAGCTATAACATCATCTGTTAAAGGTCTGAATATCAAGAAGGTTGAAGATCAGACAGGCTTAACAGAAGCTAATATAATGACTCTTGCCAGGTCACTTGCCGGAGCATCTAAAGGGTGCATACTTTTTGGAAATGATGTTGTTTCTACACACTTGGCAGTAGAAACTGTAAAAGCCATCTATAATCTCTCTCAGTTACTTGATTTTAACGGTGAAAAGGGGCAAACAATTTATGCTTCTACATCAGGTAATTTTGCCGGAGCCGTTGATATGGGTGTCGGGCCTGATTTCTTACCTGGTCATATGAGGATTGATGATGAGGATTCCCTTAAGAGGATTGGTGAAGTCTGGGGCTGTGACTTGCCGAAAGAGAAGGGGCGTAACTGGGATGAGATGCTGGAATCTATTGCTGCATACAGATTGAAAGCCATATACATTATGGGTGATAATCCAGCTGCCACTGCCTTTAATTTAGATAAAGTTAAAGTCGCACTGGAGAAACTAGACTTTCTCGTCGTACAAGATCTCTTTATGACAGAAACGGCTAAACTTGCTGATGTTGTGCTGCCGGCAGCTTCATATGCAGAGAAAAAGGGAACAGTAACCAATCTGGCAGGAAGACTGCAGACACTCAATAGATCAATAAGTCCACTCAGCGGGACAAAAGTTGACTGGAAAATCTTAAATGAGATTGCAGAGCAAATGGTTGATAATTTCGGATGTTCTGACTTAAATGCTATTACTGCTGAAATTGGGAAAGTACTTCCTTCTTATGGAGCGGCTTTTAAGGAAGGTATTGGAAGAGATGGGAAAATTTTGCCGGCAGTTGTACCAGAGGATGTTTCTCTCAGAGAGGTCTCTGTTCCGGAAATTCCAACAGGCTCGGAACTAAAGGGAGGTGCGCCCCTCTTTGTTGTTCCAGGTAAGGATGTTTATCTTGCCTCTTCCTTGTCATGGATGGATGAGGGACTCTCAACACTTAAACAAAAGGGAAGTATTCTTATTAGCCGAGAAGATGGTGCCATGCTTGGAATCGAAACTGGAAATAAAGTTGCCCTTGAAACCAAGAATGCTTCAGTCACATCTGTTGCTGTTGTTTCCGAACGTGTACCAGCAGGTACGGTTATCGTCCTTATTAATCATCGTGATTTCGATGCCAGGCCTTTGTTTGATAAAACGGGTGGCGCTGTCGGCGGAAGATTAACCAAAAAAGGTTAA
- a CDS encoding cyclic nucleotide-binding domain-containing protein, with amino-acid sequence MSEDINVLKKLDFFSFFNEEELKAASEIMDEVDYLPAKVVFDEGTEGQTLYIIKSGEVKITKKDPEGREQVLALLKDGDIFGEMSFLDGRPHSATVSTVHSTRILKIEKADFDKFIEEQPRAAYKIMKNIVFHVDMIVRRMNSTYVDMISYMFGRRR; translated from the coding sequence ATGAGTGAAGATATTAATGTTTTGAAAAAATTAGACTTCTTTTCATTCTTTAATGAAGAGGAGCTTAAAGCAGCCAGTGAGATCATGGATGAAGTTGACTATCTCCCGGCAAAAGTTGTTTTTGATGAAGGAACAGAAGGGCAAACGCTCTATATTATAAAGAGCGGAGAGGTAAAAATTACCAAGAAGGACCCTGAGGGACGTGAGCAGGTACTGGCGCTTCTGAAAGATGGTGATATTTTTGGTGAAATGTCTTTTCTAGACGGAAGGCCCCATTCAGCGACAGTTTCTACTGTTCACAGTACAAGAATTCTTAAAATCGAGAAGGCTGATTTCGATAAATTTATTGAAGAGCAGCCTCGGGCTGCCTACAAGATTATGAAAAACATTGTTTTTCATGTAGATATGATAGTCCGCAGAATGAATTCTACTTACGTTGACATGATTTCTTATATGTTTGGAAGAAGAAGGTAA